One Actinomadura viridis genomic region harbors:
- a CDS encoding acyl-CoA dehydrogenase family protein, with product MTSTEATPFSIEPGEDVREVRQWVHEFARDVIRPAAEEWDEREETPWPLIQEAAKVGLYSLDFFATQWLEPTGLGIPVAFEELFWGDAGIGLSIVGTGLAAASIAAVGTPEQTAEWVPQMFGTADDVRLGAFCASEPDAGSDVGSIRTRAVYDEAKDEWVLNGTKTWATNGGIADVHVVVASVHPDLGSRGQASFIVPPNTPGLKQGQKFKKHGIRASHTAEVILEDVRVPGALIVGGKDRFDERIARVREGKSAKGQAAMKTFETTRPAVGAMALGVARAAYDYALQYAQEREQFGRKIGDFQAIAFKLADMKCQVDAARLMVWRAAWMARTGKDFGSAEGSMAKLMASEAAVRVTEEAIQILGGNGYTREYPVERMHRDSKIFTIFEGTSEIQRLVIGRTITGLPVR from the coding sequence ATGACGAGCACCGAGGCGACACCGTTCTCGATCGAGCCCGGCGAGGACGTGCGCGAGGTCCGGCAGTGGGTGCACGAGTTCGCCCGCGACGTGATCCGTCCCGCCGCCGAGGAGTGGGACGAGCGGGAGGAGACGCCCTGGCCGCTGATCCAGGAGGCGGCCAAGGTCGGGCTCTACTCGCTGGACTTCTTCGCCACCCAGTGGCTGGAGCCCACCGGCCTGGGCATCCCGGTCGCCTTCGAGGAGCTGTTCTGGGGTGACGCCGGCATCGGGCTGTCGATCGTGGGCACCGGATTGGCCGCCGCCTCCATCGCGGCCGTCGGCACCCCCGAGCAGACCGCCGAGTGGGTCCCGCAGATGTTCGGCACGGCCGACGACGTCCGCCTGGGGGCCTTCTGCGCGTCGGAGCCGGACGCGGGCAGCGACGTCGGCTCCATCCGCACCCGTGCCGTCTACGACGAGGCCAAGGACGAATGGGTGCTCAACGGCACCAAGACCTGGGCCACCAACGGCGGCATCGCCGACGTCCACGTCGTCGTGGCGTCCGTCCACCCCGACCTGGGCAGCCGCGGCCAGGCCAGCTTCATCGTCCCGCCCAACACCCCCGGCCTGAAGCAGGGCCAGAAGTTCAAGAAGCACGGCATCCGCGCCTCCCACACCGCCGAGGTCATCCTGGAGGACGTGCGCGTCCCCGGCGCGCTGATCGTCGGTGGCAAGGACAGGTTCGACGAGCGGATCGCCCGGGTGCGCGAGGGCAAGAGCGCCAAGGGCCAGGCCGCGATGAAGACGTTCGAGACCACCCGCCCGGCCGTGGGCGCCATGGCCCTGGGCGTCGCCCGCGCCGCCTACGACTACGCCCTGCAGTACGCCCAGGAGCGCGAGCAGTTCGGCCGGAAGATCGGTGACTTCCAGGCCATCGCCTTCAAGCTGGCCGACATGAAGTGCCAGGTCGACGCCGCCCGCCTCATGGTCTGGAGGGCCGCCTGGATGGCCCGCACCGGCAAGGACTTCGGCAGCGCCGAGGGGTCCATGGCCAAGCTGATGGCCAGCGAGGCCGCGGTCCGCGTCACCGAAGAGGCCATCCAGATCCTCGGCGGCAACGGCTACACCCGCGAGTACCCGGTCGAGCGCATGCACCGCGACTCGAAGATCTTCACCATCTTCGAGGGCACCAGCGAGATCCAGCGCCTGGTCATCGGCCGCACCATCACCGGCCTCCCCGTCCGCTGA
- a CDS encoding ectoine synthase produces MLIRTLNDVIGTAHDADWGNGTSRRLVVAADGRGFAVTDTYVRPGTVTRLRFDRHLEACYCIEGSGRVETDADAWDLEPGTLYAPDKGEEHRLSSTSGMRLICVFNPPLRGDETHDSDPARPSGY; encoded by the coding sequence ATGCTCATCCGTACCCTCAACGACGTCATCGGCACGGCGCACGACGCCGACTGGGGCAACGGCACCAGCCGTCGCCTGGTCGTCGCCGCGGACGGGCGGGGCTTCGCCGTGACCGACACCTACGTGCGGCCCGGCACGGTGACCCGCCTGAGATTCGACCGCCACCTGGAAGCCTGTTACTGCATCGAGGGCAGCGGCCGCGTCGAGACCGACGCGGACGCCTGGGATCTCGAGCCCGGCACGCTCTACGCTCCCGACAAGGGCGAGGAGCACCGCCTGTCGAGCACCAGCGGCATGCGCCTGATCTGCGTGTTCAACCCGCCCCTCCGCGGTGACGAGACCCATGACTCCGACCCCGCCCGGCCGTCCGGCTACTGA
- a CDS encoding aminotransferase class V-fold PLP-dependent enzyme codes for MIAASQKSPPVRFPGLERVGPDGRPFVHADAPGGTQVVEAVIEAMAAYQRQGNASPSRVYTTSVEVAELVQDTRARVADFLGGDPGGIVYGLNSTSLTWHFARAFERTLEPGDVIVCTQLDHDANVAPWLAIAERTGAEVRFVTLDPSTYELDPRSLERAVDDRTKLIAFTRASNLIGTTVDPRPFVEAARATGAVTYADGVAAAAHFPLRQSEWGIDVQICSPYKFFGPHMGVLSARPELLERLTPDRIRPAPPAGPRRWETGMPSFECIAGLAAVLRYLGEVGFEEIQRVERVLRERALQAIENTPAIRLHGKRTVEGREATFAMSVGSVPPQEVSKRLSAMGVFVSSGHNNAVETVGALGVPQSEGLVRAGFVHYHSVEDVDRTFEALAAVADE; via the coding sequence ATGATTGCGGCATCACAGAAATCCCCGCCGGTCCGCTTTCCCGGACTGGAGCGGGTCGGGCCGGACGGCCGGCCCTTCGTACACGCCGACGCGCCCGGTGGGACTCAGGTCGTCGAAGCGGTCATCGAGGCCATGGCGGCCTACCAGCGGCAGGGGAACGCGAGTCCCAGCCGCGTGTACACGACGTCGGTCGAGGTCGCCGAACTGGTCCAGGACACTCGTGCCCGGGTCGCGGACTTCCTCGGGGGCGATCCGGGCGGGATCGTCTACGGGCTCAACTCCACGTCGCTGACATGGCACTTCGCCCGGGCGTTCGAGCGCACGCTGGAGCCCGGCGACGTCATCGTCTGCACCCAGCTCGACCACGACGCCAACGTCGCCCCCTGGCTCGCCATCGCCGAACGCACCGGCGCCGAAGTCCGCTTCGTCACGCTCGACCCGTCCACCTACGAACTGGACCCGCGCTCGCTGGAGCGCGCGGTGGACGACCGGACGAAACTGATCGCCTTCACCAGGGCGTCGAACCTGATCGGCACCACCGTCGACCCGCGCCCGTTCGTGGAGGCCGCCCGGGCGACGGGCGCGGTCACCTACGCGGACGGCGTGGCGGCCGCGGCACACTTCCCCCTGCGGCAGTCGGAGTGGGGCATCGACGTCCAGATCTGCTCCCCGTACAAGTTCTTCGGGCCGCACATGGGCGTGCTCTCCGCCCGGCCCGAACTGCTGGAGCGGCTCACCCCGGACCGGATTCGTCCCGCGCCCCCGGCCGGACCCCGCCGGTGGGAGACCGGAATGCCGTCGTTCGAGTGCATCGCCGGCCTCGCCGCCGTTCTGCGCTACCTCGGCGAGGTGGGGTTCGAGGAGATCCAGCGGGTCGAGCGGGTCCTCCGCGAAAGGGCGCTGCAGGCGATCGAGAACACTCCCGCGATCCGGCTGCACGGCAAGCGCACGGTCGAGGGACGGGAGGCGACCTTCGCCATGTCGGTCGGCTCGGTTCCCCCGCAGGAGGTGTCGAAGCGCCTGTCGGCGATGGGCGTGTTCGTGTCGTCCGGCCACAACAACGCCGTCGAGACCGTCGGAGCGCTGGGGGTCCCCCAGTCGGAGGGCCTGGTGCGGGCGGGATTCGTGCACTACCACTCGGTCGAGGACGTGGATCGGACGTTCGAGGCCCTGGCGGCCGTCGCCGACGAGTAG
- a CDS encoding LysR family transcriptional regulator, which yields MELRQVRYFVSVARHLHFTRAASELLVAQPALSSQIRQLETELGVRLFDRSTRKVRLTDAGQMLLPYAQRIIAETDDARARLRDMSQLGVGTITIGAQQSLNASGALPAVLVEFQRQYPGVDIIVREEKADASLAMLAAGDIDLALVMLEGHEDLDSMSVEPMFDEVLVFVVSAGHRLAGQEVLLSDLMSEQFIAFNEGAGLRRILVRTCVDAGFQPRIAYDCSALGSIRAMAAAGLGVALLPLASVHAPGPTVAILSMDRRPQRTISLVRSATRYRTVAANALAELLRERLSPAA from the coding sequence ATGGAACTCCGGCAGGTCCGCTATTTCGTGTCCGTAGCCCGGCACCTGCACTTCACCAGGGCCGCGAGCGAATTGCTGGTGGCCCAGCCGGCGCTGTCCTCCCAGATCCGGCAGCTGGAGACCGAGCTCGGCGTGCGGCTGTTCGACCGGAGCACCCGTAAGGTGCGCCTGACCGACGCGGGCCAGATGCTGCTGCCCTACGCGCAACGGATCATCGCGGAGACCGACGACGCGCGGGCCCGGCTGCGGGACATGAGCCAGCTGGGGGTGGGGACGATCACCATCGGCGCGCAGCAGTCGCTGAACGCGAGCGGCGCACTGCCCGCGGTGCTCGTCGAGTTCCAGCGCCAGTATCCGGGCGTCGACATCATCGTGCGGGAGGAGAAGGCCGACGCGTCGCTGGCCATGCTGGCCGCGGGCGACATCGACCTGGCACTGGTCATGCTCGAAGGCCACGAGGACCTGGACTCGATGTCGGTGGAGCCCATGTTCGACGAGGTCCTGGTGTTCGTGGTCAGCGCAGGACACCGGCTGGCCGGGCAGGAGGTCCTGCTGTCAGACCTCATGTCGGAGCAGTTCATCGCGTTCAACGAGGGCGCCGGCCTGCGCCGGATCCTCGTCCGGACGTGCGTGGACGCCGGTTTCCAGCCCAGGATCGCCTACGATTGCAGCGCCCTGGGCAGCATCCGTGCGATGGCCGCCGCCGGCCTGGGGGTCGCGCTCCTGCCGCTGGCGTCGGTGCACGCCCCCGGTCCTACGGTGGCCATCCTGAGCATGGATCGCCGGCCGCAGCGGACGATCTCCCTCGTCCGCTCGGCGACGCGCTACCGCACCGTCGCCGCGAACGCACTGGCGGAACTGCTCCGCGAGCGCCTGAGCCCGGCCGCCTGA
- a CDS encoding amidase, with protein MTVSTRAKVLAALDRIDPHLGAFITVDPDTTVRRASAEPGGRLSGVTVAVKDLIDTAGLRTTYGSPRYRYHTPTTTAPFVARLERDGAIVLGKTNLNEFAYGVSGYNPHYGMMRTPADPDRTPGGSSGGSAVAVAAGVCDLGVGTDTSGSVRIPAACCGIFGFKCANGAVSMSGVHPLSPRNDSIGYFARDVALIQRVLGISALPPVTDLRVEEFDDLEPTGMPLDAHWVLFRHEAYTIHKAQAAKTPEEYGDDLHTKMSRPVGDVPAAEKVLNRWRDEFDRRLRDVDLVVMPVFPGEAPTVAEVMRDYRDGTLTTSERLLSITPIANALGWPAFAVPTPEGPRQILGRPGTEPSILALGARLSARA; from the coding sequence GTGACCGTTTCGACCAGGGCGAAGGTCCTGGCCGCGCTCGATCGGATCGATCCCCACCTCGGCGCGTTCATCACGGTGGATCCCGACACCACCGTACGCCGGGCCAGCGCCGAGCCCGGCGGCCGGCTCAGCGGCGTCACGGTCGCGGTGAAGGACCTCATCGACACGGCGGGCCTGCGCACGACCTACGGCTCTCCGCGCTACCGCTACCACACTCCCACCACGACCGCCCCGTTCGTGGCACGCCTCGAACGGGACGGCGCCATCGTCCTCGGCAAGACGAACCTCAACGAGTTCGCCTACGGAGTCAGCGGCTACAACCCCCACTACGGAATGATGCGGACTCCGGCGGATCCCGACCGCACTCCCGGCGGATCGAGTGGCGGATCGGCGGTCGCGGTCGCCGCGGGCGTCTGCGATCTCGGGGTGGGCACGGACACCAGCGGATCGGTCCGCATACCCGCGGCATGCTGCGGCATCTTCGGTTTCAAGTGCGCCAACGGGGCCGTCAGCATGAGCGGCGTCCACCCTCTCTCCCCTCGCAACGACTCGATCGGCTACTTCGCGCGGGACGTCGCGCTGATCCAGCGTGTTCTGGGGATATCGGCCCTGCCGCCGGTCACCGATCTGCGGGTCGAGGAGTTCGACGACCTCGAGCCCACCGGGATGCCGCTCGACGCGCACTGGGTGCTCTTCCGGCACGAGGCGTACACGATCCACAAGGCGCAGGCCGCGAAGACGCCCGAGGAGTACGGCGACGACCTCCACACCAAGATGTCCCGCCCCGTGGGCGACGTGCCCGCCGCCGAGAAGGTCCTGAACCGCTGGCGGGACGAGTTCGACAGACGTCTGCGCGACGTCGACCTCGTGGTGATGCCCGTCTTCCCCGGCGAAGCGCCCACCGTGGCGGAGGTGATGCGCGACTACCGGGACGGGACGTTGACCACCTCGGAGCGCCTGCTGTCCATCACCCCGATCGCCAACGCCCTCGGGTGGCCCGCGTTCGCGGTGCCGACACCCGAGGGGCCGCGGCAGATCCTGGGGCGGCCTGGCACGGAACCGTCGATCCTGGCCCTCGGCGCCCGGTTGAGCGCGCGCGCCTGA
- a CDS encoding amino acid ABC transporter permease/ATP-binding protein codes for MQFDWSYAIGLFADGGVWRAAAATLLLATVSWVLAGILGLGVALVKQSGFRVSSRTGGVYVWFFRGVPLLLLIIFIYNAVPQAIPASRGFLSNPFNAGLVALTLSGSAYMAEVFRSGLKAVGPEQRDAGRALGFGSRALQRFVIVPQAFRIAIPGLGNEYVSNLKNTSLVSVISFVELTLAGQRIYSLNFRILETLTVIGIVYLAMVTLFSTLQNQLEARLDVWRPRKSRRARAAAEAPVAPVAPAAAEAGRAGAETAPATVPAPRPAAPPLGPVVLEARQVSKNLGGREILRKVDFAVRRGEVCVLIGPSGSGKSTLLRCLNRLLTIDAGTVLLDDEPFGYRAGATGPRPEPERRVADQRRRVGMVFQRFELFPHYTVLDNVTLAPRHFGSVSRAQAREYGLRLLAKVGMETHADKYPHQLSGGQQQRVAIARTLALEPEVILFDEPTSALDPELVNEVLNVIAALAAEGMTMIIVSHEMGFARRVAHRVVFMDEGSILEEGSPQQMFTAPTHSRTRQFLAAISHGD; via the coding sequence ATGCAGTTCGACTGGTCTTACGCAATCGGGCTCTTCGCCGACGGCGGGGTCTGGCGGGCGGCGGCGGCGACGCTGCTGCTCGCCACCGTCAGCTGGGTCCTCGCCGGCATCCTGGGGCTGGGCGTGGCCCTGGTGAAACAGTCCGGCTTCCGGGTGAGCAGCCGGACCGGCGGTGTCTATGTCTGGTTCTTTCGCGGCGTACCGCTGCTCCTTCTCATCATCTTCATCTACAACGCCGTGCCGCAGGCCATACCGGCATCACGCGGCTTCCTGTCGAATCCGTTCAACGCTGGACTCGTGGCCCTGACCCTGAGCGGATCCGCGTATATGGCGGAGGTCTTCCGTTCGGGCCTGAAGGCCGTGGGCCCGGAGCAGCGGGACGCCGGGCGGGCGCTGGGGTTCGGCAGCCGGGCGCTGCAGCGGTTCGTGATCGTGCCGCAGGCCTTCCGGATCGCGATCCCCGGTCTCGGCAACGAGTACGTGTCGAACCTCAAGAACACCTCGCTGGTGTCGGTGATCTCGTTCGTCGAGCTCACCCTGGCAGGTCAGCGCATCTACAGCCTGAACTTCCGGATCCTGGAGACGCTGACCGTCATCGGCATCGTCTACCTGGCCATGGTGACCCTGTTCAGCACGCTCCAGAACCAGTTGGAGGCGCGGCTCGACGTATGGCGTCCACGCAAATCCCGCCGCGCGCGTGCGGCCGCCGAGGCCCCGGTGGCCCCGGTGGCCCCGGCCGCGGCGGAGGCCGGCAGGGCCGGAGCGGAGACCGCGCCGGCGACCGTTCCCGCCCCGCGGCCCGCCGCCCCACCGCTCGGGCCCGTGGTGCTCGAGGCGCGCCAGGTGAGCAAGAACCTCGGCGGCCGCGAGATCCTGCGCAAGGTCGACTTCGCGGTCCGGCGCGGCGAGGTGTGCGTCCTCATCGGCCCGTCCGGATCCGGGAAATCCACCCTGCTGCGCTGCCTCAACCGGTTGCTGACCATCGACGCGGGCACGGTTCTGCTCGACGACGAACCATTCGGTTACCGTGCCGGAGCCACCGGCCCGCGGCCGGAACCCGAACGGCGCGTCGCCGACCAGCGCCGGCGGGTCGGCATGGTGTTCCAGCGATTCGAGCTCTTCCCGCACTACACGGTGCTGGACAATGTCACCCTCGCACCCCGCCACTTCGGATCGGTGTCCCGGGCCCAGGCGCGCGAGTACGGATTGCGCCTTCTGGCCAAGGTGGGGATGGAAACCCATGCGGACAAGTACCCGCATCAATTGTCCGGCGGCCAGCAGCAGCGGGTGGCCATCGCCCGTACCCTGGCCCTCGAACCGGAGGTCATCCTCTTTGATGAACCGACCTCCGCGCTCGATCCGGAACTGGTCAATGAAGTGCTGAACGTCATCGCCGCCCTGGCCGCGGAGGGTATGACGATGATCATCGTCAGTCACGAGATGGGTTTCGCCCGCCGGGTGGCGCACCGGGTGGTATTCATGGACGAGGGAAGCATTCTCGAAGAGGGATCGCCCCAGCAGATGTTCACCGCCCCCACCCATTCGCGGACGCGGCAGTTCCTCGCCGCCATCAGTCATGGAGACTAG
- a CDS encoding ABC transporter substrate-binding protein, producing the protein MHRLSRLVAAVLLLGSVAACGGNQTQERPANAQVKPPEQLVNPGRLTIAADFQGAPFDYFEGTEKKGFDVEFDKAVAELMGLRPELVDARFASLVTGLEAGRYDAVVSVLYITKERAEKIDMVPYAQTGSGFLVRKNENFKPQAATDLCGRTVAVLAGGFEEQLVTGDLAGQCKAKGSPVTAKSFPSDVEATRDLAQKRSDVFFSNHSIVTHRVKQFSELQLEASNPAPLYPVPAGIGVRKDRPDVRRAFEEAIQHLRNSGRMDELLKRYGLENPDPELVKKAIAGDK; encoded by the coding sequence ATGCATCGATTGTCGCGACTGGTCGCCGCCGTACTCCTGCTGGGAAGCGTCGCCGCCTGTGGCGGCAACCAGACGCAGGAGCGGCCGGCGAACGCCCAGGTCAAGCCGCCTGAGCAGCTGGTCAATCCCGGCCGCCTCACCATCGCCGCAGACTTCCAGGGCGCGCCCTTCGACTACTTCGAGGGCACGGAGAAGAAGGGCTTCGACGTCGAGTTCGACAAGGCCGTCGCCGAACTGATGGGCCTCAGGCCCGAACTGGTCGACGCCCGGTTCGCGTCGCTCGTCACCGGCCTGGAGGCCGGCCGGTACGACGCCGTGGTCTCGGTCCTTTACATCACCAAAGAACGCGCGGAGAAAATCGATATGGTCCCGTACGCGCAGACGGGGTCGGGCTTCCTTGTCCGAAAGAACGAGAACTTCAAGCCACAGGCCGCCACGGATCTGTGCGGGCGCACCGTCGCGGTGCTCGCCGGCGGATTCGAGGAGCAACTCGTCACCGGCGACCTCGCCGGGCAGTGCAAGGCCAAGGGAAGCCCCGTGACCGCCAAATCGTTCCCCTCCGACGTCGAGGCGACGCGCGACCTGGCCCAGAAGCGCTCGGACGTCTTCTTCAGCAACCACTCGATCGTGACGCATCGCGTCAAGCAGTTCTCCGAATTGCAGCTGGAAGCGTCGAACCCGGCCCCGCTGTACCCGGTTCCGGCCGGAATCGGCGTCCGCAAGGACCGGCCCGACGTGCGCCGCGCCTTCGAAGAGGCGATCCAGCATCTGCGGAATTCCGGACGGATGGACGAGCTCCTCAAGCGTTACGGCCTGGAGAATCCCGATCCCGAACTCGTGAAGAAGGCGATCGCCGGAGACAAGTGA
- a CDS encoding MFS transporter, whose amino-acid sequence MVIDVGKNRGTRRSRPMTALCSGAALMNAAMAVASAASTLVAGDRLGAGWGGVPVTAGIIGTGAGAIVLTRLTNRAGRRGALVLGYVAAAAGACLAVAGVTRGDMIGLVAGMLLLGLGNAGAQLSRYAAAELYPPGRRGFAVGLVVWSAAIGAVGGPLLLDPTGDAAAGMGFTSFAGPFVLVLLACAGAAAFSAGAPARAERTAPPRLPLRELARTPVARSSLAVMVTAQVVMVAVMTAVPLDMHMHGHGLGAVGMTLAGHTLGMFALSPVTGRLFDRFGARPVMLGGLLLLILSTGLAAAAPVRSVALFLLGYGWNLCFVGGSGQLARDLPEPERPHVEGAVDAAVWTIAAAASLLSTVLLSAGGYGALAVPACALAALVTIAQARGNWRTRGHRGR is encoded by the coding sequence ATGGTCATCGACGTGGGAAAGAACCGTGGGACGCGCCGGTCGCGCCCGATGACGGCGCTGTGCTCGGGTGCCGCCCTGATGAACGCGGCGATGGCGGTGGCCAGCGCGGCGAGCACGCTGGTCGCCGGGGACCGGCTCGGCGCGGGCTGGGGCGGCGTGCCGGTCACGGCGGGAATCATCGGCACGGGCGCGGGCGCGATCGTCCTGACCCGGCTCACCAACCGCGCGGGCCGGCGCGGCGCCCTCGTCCTCGGGTACGTCGCGGCGGCGGCCGGAGCCTGTCTCGCCGTCGCCGGGGTCACCCGGGGCGACATGATCGGCCTGGTCGCCGGGATGCTGCTGCTCGGGCTCGGCAACGCGGGCGCGCAGCTGTCGCGTTACGCCGCCGCCGAGTTGTATCCGCCGGGGCGGCGCGGGTTCGCGGTCGGGCTCGTGGTGTGGTCCGCGGCCATCGGGGCCGTCGGCGGCCCGCTGCTGCTCGATCCGACCGGTGACGCGGCCGCCGGCATGGGCTTCACGTCGTTCGCCGGGCCCTTCGTGCTGGTGCTGCTCGCGTGCGCCGGAGCGGCGGCCTTCTCCGCCGGGGCGCCCGCACGCGCGGAACGGACCGCCCCGCCGCGCCTGCCGCTGCGCGAGCTGGCCCGTACCCCGGTCGCGCGCTCCTCGCTGGCGGTCATGGTCACGGCGCAGGTCGTGATGGTCGCGGTCATGACGGCGGTGCCGCTGGACATGCACATGCACGGCCACGGGCTGGGGGCGGTCGGGATGACGCTGGCCGGGCACACGCTGGGCATGTTCGCGCTGTCGCCGGTCACGGGCCGGTTGTTCGACCGCTTCGGCGCCCGGCCGGTGATGCTCGGCGGCCTGCTCCTCCTCATCCTCTCGACCGGGCTGGCCGCCGCCGCCCCCGTACGTTCCGTGGCGCTCTTCCTGCTGGGGTACGGATGGAACCTCTGCTTCGTCGGCGGCAGCGGGCAGCTCGCCCGGGACCTGCCCGAGCCGGAGCGACCGCACGTCGAGGGCGCGGTCGACGCCGCCGTATGGACCATCGCGGCGGCCGCGAGCCTGCTCTCCACCGTGCTCCTGTCCGCCGGCGGCTATGGCGCGCTCGCCGTACCGGCCTGCGCCCTCGCCGCCCTGGTCACGATCGCCCAGGCCCGCGGCAACTGGCGCACGCGCGGTCACCGCGGTCGTTGA
- a CDS encoding Lrp/AsnC family transcriptional regulator — MDRPLDQTDWRIIGELQRDGRLSFNALARRVSLSAPAVAERVRRLEESGVITGYQARIDPARAGQPLTAFVQMRCALGRCLLKTTAAEDLPEVTEVHKLSGGWCSMLKVRVASMSHLEGLLERLGEHGEMNSHVVLSTPYEGRAVEPPDPRARAVTASEGWAR; from the coding sequence ATGGACAGACCGCTCGATCAGACGGACTGGCGCATCATCGGCGAACTCCAGCGCGACGGGCGGCTCTCGTTCAACGCGCTCGCCCGCCGCGTCAGCCTCTCCGCCCCGGCCGTCGCCGAGCGCGTACGGCGGCTGGAGGAGTCCGGAGTGATCACGGGCTACCAGGCGCGGATCGATCCGGCGCGCGCCGGGCAGCCGCTGACGGCCTTCGTCCAGATGCGCTGCGCGCTCGGCCGCTGCCTGCTCAAGACCACGGCCGCCGAGGATCTCCCCGAGGTCACCGAGGTGCACAAGCTCAGCGGCGGCTGGTGCTCGATGCTCAAGGTCCGGGTCGCGTCGATGTCCCACCTCGAAGGGCTTCTCGAACGGCTCGGCGAGCACGGCGAGATGAACTCCCACGTCGTTCTCTCGACCCCGTACGAGGGCCGCGCCGTCGAGCCCCCGGACCCGCGGGCCCGCGCGGTGACCGCCTCCGAGGGCTGGGCGCGCTGA
- a CDS encoding Fur family transcriptional regulator: protein MSTPSDFRQMLRGAALRVTRPRVAVLSAVHEHPHADTDSIIAAVRRDLPKVSHQAVYDSLHTLTAAGLVRRIQPSGSVARYESRIGDNHHHLVCRSCGAIADVDCAVGEAPCLTASDDQGYAIDEAEVVYWGLCPDCSTVQRS from the coding sequence GTGTCCACACCATCGGACTTCCGGCAGATGCTGCGCGGAGCCGCTCTGCGCGTGACCCGTCCGCGGGTCGCGGTGCTGAGCGCCGTGCACGAGCATCCGCACGCCGACACGGACTCGATCATCGCGGCCGTGCGCAGGGATCTCCCGAAGGTGTCCCATCAGGCCGTGTACGACTCGCTGCACACGCTGACGGCGGCGGGTCTGGTGCGGCGCATCCAGCCGTCCGGTTCCGTGGCGCGTTACGAGTCGCGGATCGGGGACAACCATCACCATCTCGTGTGCCGGTCGTGCGGCGCCATCGCCGACGTCGACTGCGCCGTCGGTGAGGCGCCCTGCCTGACCGCGTCCGACGACCAGGGCTACGCGATCGACGAGGCCGAGGTCGTCTATTGGGGCCTGTGCCCCGACTGTTCCACCGTCCAGAGATCCTGA